The Candidatus Binataceae bacterium DNA segment TCGCTCAGGAAAATCAAGTCACCTGTGCAAGCTTGAATAGCGCGTTCGAAGTTCTTCGAGCAGCCGAGGTTCTTTTGATTGGCGAGCACTCTTACGGTAAAAGGCGCGGTCGCGGCGAAACTCCGTACTATTTCGATGCTATCGTCCGTCGATGCATCGTCGCTGACGATCAACTCATCCGGCAGACGCGTCTGCCGCGAAAAACTTTCAAGTTGCTCGCGAACAAAGCGTTCGCCGTTACAAACGGCCATCGCGATTGAGATGCGGGTTTCCTTGCTCACTAGTGGATAGCGCCACGCCCGGAGAGCCGCGGCTCGAGTACGAGGTGAATTATGTGACCCGCATCGCGATGAGAGCGCGGCCTGCGTCCGGCGACAGCATCGGCAAATGCGAGGTAGCCCAGGCGCAGCGGTCGGTTAAGGTGGACGAGGCCGCGCGCTCCGCGCGGTGCGGGATCGCAATTTGTCCGCAATCGAAATTGTCCTTGGTCACGGTGTCAGGCTCTCTGCTCTTTTAAGAAGCGGACCTGTCGAAGCTGCATACGCAGGAAATCTTTTTCTTCGGGTTCGAGCATCGCGCTCCAGCCAACGATCGCGGCGAGGCCGAGGATCGCGGCGAGGTAGAGTTCTTTTGCCGGTAGGGTCGCCGGGACGATGCCGATCGCGATTACTGCCAGGGCGGCGGCGGCCACTTTCACCAGGCGAAGCGTGGCGGCGAGCAGGTTCGGCAGCATCCGGCAAGCCATCGCGAAGAGCAGAGCCGCGTTGGCGACCGCGCGGATCGCATAGACGACCGCGGCGCCTTCCACTCCGTACCTTGGCAGCACCAGCCACAGCGCCAGCAGGAAGAACGGAAGCTCGACGAGGTAAACCTTGGCCGTCAGGTCCGGACGATGCGCGGCCTGGAGCAGGGTGTGCGGCGTCCAATCGAGGCTATTGATGAACATCCCGACCGCGATCCAGCGCATCACGGCCGCGCTGTGCACGGCGAAGTCGGGGCCGAGCCACAGAGTCAGGCCCTCGGGCGCGAGCGTGACGACGAGCAGGACGATGGGGAACATCGCGAGCAGGATGTAACGGACTGAGCGCTCGAAGAGCACCACGGTCCGCGCCGGATCGGTGGCGAGCGAGGTCGAGAAGGCCGGAAACATCACGCCCGAGATCGCGCCCGGAATCATCCGCACCTTGTTGGTGACCTG contains these protein-coding regions:
- a CDS encoding glycosyltransferase, encoding MSKETRISIAMAVCNGERFVREQLESFSRQTRLPDELIVSDDASTDDSIEIVRSFAATAPFTVRVLANQKNLGCSKNFERAIQACTGDLIFLSDWDDVWLPNKIAVMERAFRQWPSAGVVISCRQYVDENLAPMKRSE